The following are encoded together in the Humulus lupulus chromosome 5, drHumLupu1.1, whole genome shotgun sequence genome:
- the LOC133779034 gene encoding uncharacterized protein LOC133779034 → MVMAWLLQFVSREIAASIMFQDSATAMWNDLHERFNQGNGPRIFQLQTAVHTIKQGDSDINSYFTRLKAIWDELKEFQPIVPCSCCCKCGVIERLLGYYHRDQIMQFVAGLNDSYSAVRAQILLYDPLPSLSKVFSMVSQEERQRSLGHIAPFIAAAAVSTHSTKPPPSRSKKLRPTCSHCLKPGYLVDKCFFLHGFPPGYGDKRRPDGALKSSVHQASASPVSTSILGKLPMLSQSKLSQQLISLLSQNLQHTSAATDTNLPIASQVSGNLVDFPSYLWIVDSGASHHVCYSLNCFKTIDKHPIATLVTLPNGHNIHISYSGSFQLSSYITLTDVLFIPEFQHNLFSVNAFLQNSPNSLIFSASECFIQASTRTSKIGIAKKMGRLFYFEQDRQFSHFVHSDIFC, encoded by the coding sequence ATGGTTATGGCTTGGTTATTACAATTTGTTTCTCGTGAAATTGCAGCTAGCATTATGTTTCAAGATTCGGCCACTGCTATGTGGAATGATCTCCATGAACGGTTCAATCAAGGCAATGGCCCGCGAATATTTCAGCTTCAAACTGCGGTTCACACAATCAAACAAGGTGACTCTGATATAAATTCCTATTTTACCCGTCTCAAAGCTATTTGGGATGAGCTCAAAGAATTTCAGCCGATTGTTCCCTGTTCATGTTGCTGCAAATGTGGTGTTATTGAGAGGCTTCTTGGATATTATCACAGAGATCAGATTATGCAGTTTGTTGCTGGTCTCAATGACTCTTATTCGGCAGTGAGGGCTCAAATTCTCCTCTATGATCCTCTTCCTTCCCTATCCAAGGTTTTCTCCATGGTGTCTCAAGAAGAGAGACAAAGAAGTCTTGGTCACATCGCTCCGTTCATTGCTGCTGCTGCGGTTTCGACCCATTCAACCAAGCCCCCTCCATCAAGATCAAAGAAACTAAGACCCACTTGCTCTCATTGTCTCAAACCGGGTTACTTGGTGGACAAATGTTTTTTTCTTCATGGATTTCCTCCTGGGTATGGTGACAAGCGTCGTCCAGATGGTGCTCTCAAATCCTCTGTTCATCAAGCTTCCGCATCTCCTGTCTCTACTTCGATTTTAGGAAAGCTGCCTATGTTGTCCCAATCTAAGCTCAGTCAACAGCTTATCTCCCTTCTAAGTCAGAATCTCCAGCACACCTCGGCTGCCACTGACACCAACCTGCCGATTGCCTCACAAGTTTCTGGTAATCTTGTTGACTTCCCCTCTTATTTGTGGATAGTTGATAGTGGAGCTTCTCACCATGTGTGTTACTCCCTTAACTGCTTTAAAACTATTGATAAACACCCTATTGCTACCTTAGTCACTTTACCCAATGGGCATAATATTCATATTTCTTATTCTGGCTCTTTTCAACTATCTAGTTATATTACCTTGACTGATGTTTTATTCATACCAGAATTTCAGCATAATCTTTTCTCGGTAAATGCTTTTCTACAAAACAGCCCTAACTCTTTAATTTTTTCTGCTTCTGAATGCTTTATTCAGGCATCCACTCGGACTTCCAAGATTGGGATTGCTAAGAAAATGGGGAGGCTATTTTACTTTGAGCAAGATCGCCAATTCTCTCACTTTGTACATTCTGATATTTTCTGTTAA